In the genome of Williamwhitmania sp., one region contains:
- a CDS encoding Ig-like domain-containing protein: MQTILPFLQRSKWILSTLVILLLSLSSTFGQNCSVNAGVPFTTCPNVPIDLVGNKSGLFQGTGATTWSQTDGPSVTITDPSALTTSIIGATPNTVYKFMIQATCQDGTKVANEVTISTNPLTTPTAGPDAMYCPGTYSLSANAPASGETGTWTVVGTNNGVTISTPNSPTSNIVLASNKAGATTLRWTISNASTGCSAYDDVVISNKGGITTVTAGPDQSLSSCYSSTTSATLGSSFPGNGTGGQGGLWTVVTAPNTPTFGNATAYNTSISNLKQGIYTLRWTVSGTCANGVDDMQITVPAPVGSVTTASITSGNQVFCDARTDAVLVGSTPLYTNENVLWQKTAGTGTVTNPTNTTTTVTGLNGTSSSSYKYTITNSVTGCNSVAATRTISYTTAPTITVNGGNDIILAPGVYSASIPFTVSGGNTTQYTVISYPAGYTPPGWTSASSPQTISGLNQYGTYVIRFKRFTNGGSGGCSEAYSDIKVYVSKAPTAANAGTDQMLACNITNTALAGNPPSIGTGNWSQVSGPSTATITNPTSNNATISDLINGKYTFRWTIQGGSNVAPSQDEVNVVVASTTPTAANAGVDQTVCYATPVILTGNNPALNETGTWTVSPSTGISFSDIHSPTAYVIGLAPSTLYTFTWTIANSCGTTADNVQITTSATQGPVQASAGSDQCKTSGTTSVTMTGNNPTPGSGVWTKISGPACTITNNTKYNTTVTGMTDGTYLFEWAITYNACNVSRDTVMITISAAATAANAGADQTICGTAITLAANTPAIGTGYWTQSIGNAGPVITDPAQPNTTVTGLTDGYYKFTWTISNNACASNSAAMVAKVSTPPTTADAGIDQSVCGASATTLAANTITNGTGYWNVLSAPTTPSFSASTSPTSTVSNLAMGYYFLQWVSQNGTYCPVSTDDMEITVTPTANAGADQNLCNLSETQLSGNAGSSGTWSLVSGPNTPTITTTGPNTANVSGMIPGTYTFQYSIVSTGCNSTDQMNVTISAPATPADAGADIQQCGGTSIALSGNAPGGSETALWSKISGTGGTFSPNGQNASLNSVSTGVYWLKYTITNGSCSSSDQVMAEIYATPTTADAGSDQNVCGYTTSLEGNAPTVGLGNWSQVSGPGTSDIASIISPNSSVTFSTSGTYVMRWTIANGPCLSSSDDVTLNINVPPTTPDAGPDQNLCNVASTTLAGNTITTGAGMWSQVSGPNTATFTDPSNPTTTVTGLIAGTYEFSWTSSYLTCSASDVVTINDYGLPSTATTGGPLSICNYTTPVLNGSTPAVGVGTWSQLTGPNNVTITTPNSPNSTLSGTIPGTYTFQWTISNGTCASTSATTDLTVNALPSLAIAGVDQDLCNLTSTTLAATAPTSGTGTWTLVSGPNTPTITDVNLYNSDISNLVPGTYLLDWTVANGPCTSSDQMQINVYATPSTADAGADQVICGNNLVTMAANTPVNGMGTWTKVSGPGSPTITNPNSPTTTITGLSTGTYIYKWTISNGSCASNSDNVQLQVSTSNVTTSDAGPDQTGASLCGLTATTLAANNPTVGTGAWSIISGTGGWFGNASSRTSSFSGTAGNTYDLRWTITSVGCVSTDDVTIFFPKNPTPSDAGVDQTNSAMCGITATTLSANTPTVGTGLWTIVSGTGGSLGDATDPNTSFSGTQGSVYSLQWTISNAPCSASSDLVSVEFKTPAVAPTGTSPQAFCQGISPTLNNIIVSGSNIQWYDASTGGTLLAGTTPLVNGATYYASQTVNGCESQARLAITVSVYSCVGPIIDDVVVSLDENSPNGTSVYDEHDKNTGTDIDGDGDHIAYSIIAGNTLGAFTIDPATGIITVADVTKIDFETTQTFVLTVEASDGLNTDTGTVTINLNNLNDNPPVAVADSYSVNEGGTLTVPAPGVLGNDSDADGNAITAIKMSDPTHGTLVLNADGSFVYTHDGSETTSDSFTYKVNDGTFDGNTVTVSITIIPVNDPPVA; encoded by the coding sequence ATGCAAACAATTTTACCCTTTTTGCAAAGGAGCAAGTGGATATTATCCACCCTTGTAATATTGCTGCTCAGCCTGAGCAGCACCTTTGGGCAGAACTGCTCTGTGAATGCAGGTGTTCCATTTACCACCTGTCCCAACGTTCCCATTGATCTTGTTGGTAATAAATCGGGGCTTTTTCAGGGCACGGGTGCAACCACTTGGAGTCAAACTGATGGGCCGTCTGTTACCATAACAGATCCCAGCGCCCTTACCACCTCCATTATTGGAGCCACCCCAAATACGGTGTATAAGTTCATGATTCAGGCTACGTGCCAAGATGGAACCAAGGTAGCCAACGAGGTAACCATTTCCACCAACCCCCTCACCACTCCTACCGCAGGGCCAGATGCCATGTACTGTCCCGGCACCTACTCGCTATCGGCAAACGCACCGGCCTCGGGAGAAACAGGAACTTGGACGGTGGTAGGAACCAATAACGGGGTAACCATTTCAACACCCAACTCACCCACCAGCAACATTGTTCTTGCTAGCAACAAGGCCGGTGCAACCACGCTGCGCTGGACCATATCCAATGCCTCCACCGGATGCTCCGCCTACGACGATGTTGTTATTTCAAACAAGGGAGGAATAACTACCGTAACAGCAGGACCCGACCAAAGTTTAAGCTCCTGTTACTCCTCAACTACCTCAGCAACTCTAGGCAGCTCATTCCCTGGTAATGGAACGGGTGGACAGGGGGGGCTCTGGACAGTAGTTACAGCTCCAAATACGCCCACTTTTGGTAATGCAACTGCATATAACACTAGCATTAGCAACTTAAAGCAGGGCATCTACACCTTGCGCTGGACGGTCAGTGGCACCTGTGCCAATGGCGTCGACGACATGCAAATAACCGTTCCTGCACCCGTTGGAAGTGTAACCACAGCTTCCATAACATCAGGGAATCAGGTATTCTGTGATGCTAGAACAGATGCAGTGCTTGTTGGCAGTACCCCGCTTTATACCAACGAAAACGTTTTATGGCAAAAAACGGCTGGCACAGGAACCGTAACCAATCCAACAAATACAACTACCACGGTTACTGGTTTGAATGGAACATCATCCTCTTCATACAAATACACCATAACGAACTCGGTTACTGGGTGTAATTCGGTTGCTGCTACCAGGACCATAAGTTATACAACTGCCCCAACCATTACCGTTAATGGGGGAAACGATATTATATTGGCACCAGGTGTATATTCGGCATCTATTCCTTTTACTGTAAGTGGCGGCAATACCACCCAGTATACCGTAATAAGTTACCCTGCTGGTTACACTCCTCCCGGCTGGACAAGCGCCTCTTCACCTCAAACCATTTCTGGCCTCAACCAGTATGGAACTTACGTTATTCGTTTTAAACGATTTACCAATGGTGGATCAGGTGGCTGTTCCGAGGCTTATAGCGATATAAAGGTATACGTTTCTAAGGCCCCAACGGCCGCCAACGCAGGTACTGACCAAATGCTTGCATGTAACATAACCAACACCGCCCTAGCCGGAAATCCCCCCAGCATTGGAACTGGTAATTGGTCTCAAGTTAGTGGCCCAAGCACAGCAACTATCACCAATCCAACCTCGAATAATGCAACAATTTCTGACTTAATTAATGGCAAATATACCTTTAGGTGGACCATCCAAGGTGGATCGAACGTGGCTCCATCTCAGGATGAGGTTAATGTTGTGGTGGCTTCTACTACGCCAACTGCGGCAAATGCAGGAGTTGACCAAACTGTTTGCTATGCAACGCCCGTAATTCTTACTGGTAACAATCCCGCACTAAACGAAACTGGCACCTGGACTGTTTCGCCAAGCACAGGTATCTCTTTCTCAGATATTCATAGCCCAACCGCTTACGTAATTGGGTTAGCACCGTCTACGTTATATACCTTTACTTGGACCATCGCCAATTCATGTGGAACCACAGCCGATAACGTTCAGATTACAACCTCTGCCACGCAGGGACCTGTTCAGGCTTCTGCGGGTAGTGACCAGTGCAAGACTTCTGGGACAACTTCCGTAACCATGACGGGGAATAATCCCACTCCTGGATCTGGCGTGTGGACTAAAATATCGGGGCCCGCATGTACCATAACAAATAACACAAAGTATAACACCACTGTTACGGGAATGACCGACGGAACTTACCTGTTTGAGTGGGCCATAACCTACAATGCCTGCAACGTAAGCCGTGATACGGTTATGATAACCATCTCTGCCGCTGCCACTGCAGCAAATGCAGGTGCTGATCAAACAATTTGCGGAACGGCCATAACCCTTGCCGCCAATACACCTGCCATAGGAACAGGTTATTGGACTCAGTCAATTGGCAATGCCGGTCCAGTAATAACAGACCCTGCACAACCCAACACCACCGTAACTGGATTAACCGACGGATACTACAAGTTTACCTGGACCATTTCGAACAATGCGTGTGCCAGCAATTCTGCGGCAATGGTAGCGAAAGTATCAACTCCACCAACCACCGCAGACGCTGGTATCGACCAGTCTGTGTGTGGAGCTTCAGCCACTACACTGGCCGCCAATACCATTACCAATGGAACAGGCTACTGGAATGTTCTCTCGGCCCCAACAACACCATCGTTTAGCGCTTCAACCTCGCCAACCTCAACGGTTTCCAACCTAGCCATGGGCTACTATTTCTTGCAATGGGTTTCGCAAAATGGCACATACTGTCCGGTAAGCACCGACGATATGGAGATAACTGTAACTCCAACAGCCAATGCCGGTGCGGACCAAAATTTGTGTAACCTTTCGGAAACGCAACTCTCAGGAAACGCGGGAAGCAGTGGAACCTGGAGCCTAGTTAGCGGGCCAAACACACCAACGATAACCACAACGGGACCCAATACAGCCAATGTTTCCGGTATGATTCCCGGAACCTACACCTTCCAGTATTCCATTGTTTCCACAGGATGTAACTCCACGGACCAAATGAATGTAACCATCTCTGCTCCGGCTACACCAGCCGATGCAGGAGCCGACATCCAACAGTGCGGAGGTACTTCCATTGCCCTTTCTGGAAATGCACCCGGGGGATCAGAAACGGCCTTGTGGAGCAAAATTTCTGGAACAGGAGGTACGTTTAGCCCCAACGGACAAAATGCCTCCCTTAATAGTGTATCAACAGGCGTATATTGGCTTAAATACACTATCACCAACGGTAGTTGCAGCTCGAGCGACCAAGTTATGGCCGAAATTTATGCCACACCAACAACGGCCGATGCAGGATCTGACCAAAACGTTTGCGGATATACCACCTCTCTTGAAGGAAATGCTCCAACAGTTGGCCTTGGAAATTGGAGCCAGGTTAGTGGTCCAGGAACCTCCGACATTGCATCAATAATATCGCCAAACAGCAGCGTTACCTTTTCAACAAGCGGAACCTACGTAATGCGGTGGACCATTGCCAATGGCCCCTGCCTCTCCTCTTCGGATGATGTAACCCTAAATATTAACGTACCGCCAACCACACCAGATGCTGGTCCTGATCAGAACCTCTGCAATGTGGCCTCAACAACCCTAGCTGGAAATACAATTACTACTGGTGCAGGCATGTGGTCGCAGGTATCTGGACCCAATACAGCAACCTTTACCGATCCAAGCAACCCAACAACAACCGTAACCGGGCTTATTGCAGGAACTTACGAGTTTAGCTGGACATCATCCTATCTAACTTGCTCTGCTTCCGACGTTGTTACCATCAACGATTATGGTTTACCCTCAACGGCGACAACGGGAGGACCGCTTTCCATCTGCAACTACACCACGCCTGTACTAAACGGAAGCACGCCGGCCGTAGGGGTTGGTACCTGGTCGCAGTTGACAGGACCTAATAACGTAACTATTACAACACCAAATTCGCCAAATTCAACCCTATCGGGAACCATTCCCGGAACCTATACCTTCCAATGGACAATCTCAAATGGAACCTGTGCCTCAACTTCGGCAACAACCGACCTTACAGTGAACGCACTTCCTTCCCTTGCTATTGCTGGTGTTGACCAAGATTTATGTAACCTCACTTCCACAACACTTGCGGCAACTGCCCCAACCAGTGGAACCGGAACATGGACATTGGTAAGCGGTCCAAACACGCCCACCATTACCGACGTTAACCTATACAACTCCGATATTTCCAATTTGGTTCCGGGAACATACCTCCTGGATTGGACAGTGGCCAATGGCCCCTGCACCTCCTCGGACCAAATGCAAATTAATGTGTATGCCACACCTTCAACGGCTGATGCCGGTGCCGACCAAGTAATTTGTGGAAATAACCTAGTAACAATGGCAGCAAATACCCCTGTGAACGGAATGGGTACCTGGACAAAGGTTAGCGGACCAGGGTCACCAACCATTACCAACCCAAATTCGCCAACAACAACAATTACTGGGTTGTCTACAGGAACATATATCTACAAGTGGACAATTTCCAACGGATCGTGTGCCTCTAACTCCGACAATGTGCAACTGCAGGTAAGCACATCCAACGTTACAACCTCCGACGCAGGTCCAGACCAAACCGGCGCATCACTTTGCGGACTTACTGCCACAACCCTTGCAGCAAACAATCCAACGGTTGGAACTGGTGCTTGGAGCATAATCTCTGGAACTGGTGGTTGGTTTGGCAATGCCTCAAGCAGAACCTCTTCTTTCTCTGGAACTGCTGGAAACACCTATGATTTAAGATGGACCATCACCAGCGTTGGATGCGTATCTACCGATGATGTTACCATTTTCTTCCCAAAAAATCCAACACCTTCTGATGCTGGAGTTGACCAAACCAATTCAGCGATGTGCGGTATTACAGCCACTACGCTTAGTGCCAATACCCCCACCGTAGGAACAGGATTGTGGACAATTGTTTCGGGAACAGGTGGCTCACTGGGTGACGCAACCGATCCAAACACTTCATTTTCTGGAACTCAAGGCTCGGTTTACTCCCTACAGTGGACCATCAGCAATGCACCCTGCAGCGCCTCATCCGACCTTGTTTCCGTGGAATTTAAAACTCCCGCAGTGGCACCCACTGGAACTTCACCTCAAGCATTCTGCCAAGGAATAAGCCCTACGCTAAATAACATCATCGTTTCTGGCAGCAACATACAATGGTATGATGCCTCAACAGGTGGCACACTGCTTGCTGGCACAACACCGCTTGTTAACGGAGCTACCTACTATGCGTCACAAACGGTAAATGGATGTGAATCGCAAGCCCGCCTTGCCATAACCGTTTCGGTATACTCCTGCGTTGGCCCAATCATTGATGACGTAGTTGTTAGCTTAGATGAGAACTCGCCCAACGGAACTTCGGTTTACGATGAGCATGACAAGAACACCGGAACTGACATTGATGGCGATGGAGACCATATTGCATACTCCATCATTGCCGGTAACACTCTCGGAGCCTTTACCATCGATCCAGCAACGGGCATTATTACCGTTGCCGATGTTACCAAGATCG
- a CDS encoding response regulator transcription factor codes for MQYQSKKILVVEDEIIIADDIIRSLRSLGYRSFEPALNYSQAIEAIEQEPPSIAIIDINLAGTKDGIDLANAINEQYRFPFIFLTSNSDSQTLHRAKQTMPSAYLLKPFTRQDLHTSLEIALYNYYEKESPIQQEVVGNSDFLLIKQGASYQKLDFNKVVFLRSKHVYVEIITEEGAVHIIRSSLTDLLTRFPKNFARVHRSYAVNLDIIQKININEIVLSNETIPLSKEYRKEILKCFGK; via the coding sequence ATGCAATACCAGTCTAAGAAGATATTAGTTGTTGAGGATGAAATTATTATAGCCGATGATATTATCCGCTCCCTGAGGAGTTTAGGATATAGAAGTTTTGAGCCTGCCCTAAATTATAGCCAAGCAATCGAAGCCATTGAGCAGGAGCCGCCTTCCATTGCCATTATCGACATTAATCTTGCCGGTACAAAAGATGGTATCGACTTGGCCAATGCAATTAACGAACAATACCGTTTTCCCTTTATCTTTCTTACCTCCAACTCAGATTCCCAAACACTCCACAGGGCAAAGCAAACAATGCCAAGCGCCTACCTTCTAAAACCGTTCACGCGGCAAGACCTGCACACCTCGCTAGAAATAGCCCTCTACAATTATTATGAAAAAGAGAGTCCCATACAGCAGGAGGTTGTTGGCAATTCCGATTTCCTTCTCATAAAACAGGGCGCATCCTATCAAAAGTTAGACTTTAACAAAGTTGTTTTCTTGAGGAGCAAGCACGTTTATGTTGAAATTATTACGGAAGAAGGGGCGGTGCATATTATTCGTTCCTCTCTTACAGACCTCCTTACACGATTTCCAAAGAATTTTGCCCGAGTACATAGGAGCTACGCTGTAAACTTAGATATCATTCAAAAAATTAACATCAACGAAATTGTTTTGTCTAACGAAACGATCCCTTTATCAAAAGAGTATCGCAAAGAAATTCTTAAGTGTTTTGGCAAATAG